The genomic window TAGGACCTGATGCCAACAGATAGATTTCGGCGCTTGTCTTCCTCGAGGCATCCGGTTTCAGCAGTTTCACACTTTGAAAACTCTTGCGAACTGATTCAAGGAACTCGGTGAAGCCGGGACCCTGGAAAACCTTCGTC from Candidatus Thorarchaeota archaeon includes these protein-coding regions:
- a CDS encoding 23S rRNA methyltransferase → TKVFQGPGFTEFLESVRKSFQSVKLLKPDASRKTSAEIYLLASGPKGAWKAD